In the Thalassoglobus sp. JC818 genome, one interval contains:
- a CDS encoding type IV pilus twitching motility protein PilT has product MTIQIDKLLETVVRERVSDLHLTTGQPPVVRLSGRMQRLDTKSLEPEDTVALMKSITPERNQQELQEVGGTDFGFAFGDKARFRVAVFKQRGHVALVLRRIPNEFLTFEQLGLPPIISELISRPRGLFLVTGPTGSGKTTSLASMINWINDHEQHHIITLEDPIEYYHDHKKSTINQREVGVDVPNFPEALRRALRMDPDVILVGEMRDLETISSAITAAETGHVVFGTLHTTGAQGTVDRIIDVFPTSQQEQIRTQLSAAIIGILSQALLPRIPKGLVAAYEMLVVTPAIANLIREAKTFRINSSIQTGRKYGMQLLDDALYDLWAKGLCEERDVVVRSNNPGELRARISNAKHGEIDDEEEEDDEDEWEDD; this is encoded by the coding sequence GTGACAATTCAGATCGACAAACTGTTGGAGACAGTTGTCCGAGAGCGCGTGAGCGATTTGCACCTCACGACAGGACAGCCTCCAGTTGTTCGCCTTTCCGGGCGAATGCAACGTTTGGATACGAAATCACTTGAGCCCGAAGATACCGTGGCTCTGATGAAAAGTATTACCCCCGAGCGGAACCAGCAGGAACTCCAGGAAGTGGGGGGGACGGACTTTGGTTTTGCTTTCGGTGACAAAGCACGATTCCGTGTTGCTGTGTTCAAACAGCGTGGACATGTCGCACTAGTCTTGCGGCGAATTCCGAATGAGTTCCTCACGTTCGAGCAACTCGGATTGCCGCCAATCATTTCTGAGTTGATCTCACGACCTCGAGGTTTATTCCTCGTGACAGGTCCGACGGGAAGTGGGAAGACGACTTCGCTGGCGAGTATGATCAACTGGATCAATGATCACGAGCAACACCACATCATCACGCTTGAAGATCCGATTGAGTATTACCACGACCACAAGAAGTCGACGATCAACCAGCGGGAAGTCGGGGTTGATGTTCCGAACTTCCCGGAAGCACTTCGGCGTGCGTTGCGTATGGACCCCGACGTGATTCTGGTGGGGGAAATGCGAGACCTTGAAACGATTTCGTCGGCGATCACCGCGGCGGAAACGGGGCACGTGGTGTTCGGTACGCTGCACACCACCGGTGCTCAGGGAACTGTGGACCGTATCATCGACGTGTTCCCAACCAGCCAGCAGGAACAGATTCGAACGCAGTTGTCCGCTGCGATCATCGGGATCTTGAGTCAGGCACTTCTGCCTCGAATTCCGAAGGGGCTGGTCGCTGCTTACGAGATGTTGGTGGTGACACCTGCGATCGCGAACCTTATTCGCGAAGCCAAAACATTCCGTATCAACTCTTCGATTCAGACGGGCCGCAAGTACGGGATGCAGCTGCTCGATGATGCCTTGTATGACCTCTGGGCAAAAGGTCTGTGCGAAGAGCGGGATGTGGTTGTTCGATCCAACAACCCGGGAGAACTTCGAGCTCGAATC
- a CDS encoding GspE/PulE family protein, with protein sequence MAGNDWLQQFVDDDTISADQLSEAINVAQAGGIMPEDALVKLGYVDESRIAEAKANAFGFNFTDLDNLEIPGAIIELVPESVARENTCIPVEFMGERLVVAVVDPMNFEVMEKLRFILNKDVELTMASKESINESINRHYGGSETESVDSMLMEFTETAIDFTETDLSSAEADASDEESSPIVRLVNLIITEAANMRASDIHVEPFEDRIRIRYRIDGVLVERDSPPRRLLAALTSRFKVMARMDIAEKRRPQDGRIKTRVGGKEIDLRVSVLPTNHGQAIVLRILDRDNIKVGIRNLGFSEENYRRFQNIIRRPNGIFLVTGPTGSGKTTTLYSALGELNRPDRKIITAEDPVEYYLPGINQVEVRHNIGLDFARIIRAMLRQAPNVILVGEIRDTETGEMAIQASLTGHLVFSTLHTNDAPGSITRLIDMGVQPFLVASSLMAVMAQRLIRVVCSKCGTSYQPDQEELDFFELSQEQLDSANFRHGTGCANCQHTGFRGRKAVFELMMMNSTIRDMAFRSEPAQNIRRQARLFGMKSLDMDAIDKALEGLSTLSEAYKLRTGGH encoded by the coding sequence ATGGCAGGGAATGATTGGCTCCAACAGTTTGTGGACGACGACACGATCAGCGCGGACCAGCTTTCCGAAGCGATCAACGTCGCTCAAGCCGGCGGAATCATGCCGGAAGATGCTCTTGTCAAACTCGGCTATGTCGACGAGTCCCGAATCGCGGAAGCCAAGGCGAATGCCTTCGGATTCAACTTCACAGACCTCGACAACCTCGAAATTCCCGGCGCCATCATCGAATTGGTGCCTGAGTCCGTCGCTCGCGAAAACACCTGCATTCCCGTCGAATTCATGGGTGAGCGACTCGTCGTGGCCGTTGTCGACCCGATGAACTTCGAGGTTATGGAGAAGCTGAGGTTCATTCTCAACAAAGATGTCGAATTGACCATGGCCTCGAAAGAGTCCATTAACGAGTCGATCAATCGTCACTACGGCGGCTCAGAAACTGAGTCCGTGGACTCAATGCTGATGGAGTTCACCGAAACGGCCATCGACTTCACCGAAACCGATTTGTCGTCCGCTGAGGCCGATGCGTCTGACGAGGAATCGTCGCCGATCGTGCGTCTGGTGAATCTGATTATCACAGAAGCAGCGAATATGCGGGCGAGCGACATTCACGTCGAACCGTTCGAAGACCGCATTCGCATTCGGTATCGAATCGACGGAGTTCTCGTTGAACGCGACAGCCCGCCACGACGTCTGCTCGCTGCTCTGACTTCACGCTTTAAAGTCATGGCACGCATGGACATCGCGGAAAAACGTCGACCTCAGGACGGTCGAATCAAAACGCGAGTCGGCGGAAAAGAGATCGATCTACGGGTGAGCGTCCTCCCGACGAACCACGGGCAGGCGATCGTTCTCCGAATTCTGGACCGTGACAATATTAAGGTCGGGATTCGAAATCTGGGCTTCAGCGAAGAAAACTATCGGCGGTTCCAGAACATCATCCGTCGCCCGAACGGAATCTTTCTGGTGACAGGTCCGACGGGAAGTGGAAAGACGACCACGCTCTACAGTGCTCTGGGAGAGCTCAACCGACCCGACCGAAAGATCATCACAGCCGAAGACCCGGTGGAGTATTACCTCCCGGGGATTAATCAGGTCGAAGTGAGACACAACATCGGGCTCGATTTCGCACGTATCATTCGCGCGATGCTTCGTCAGGCACCGAATGTGATCCTCGTCGGGGAAATCCGCGATACCGAGACCGGAGAAATGGCAATTCAAGCTTCTTTGACTGGACACTTGGTATTTAGTACTCTTCACACGAACGATGCGCCCGGTTCTATTACACGACTGATCGATATGGGTGTTCAGCCATTTCTTGTCGCTTCCAGCCTGATGGCCGTCATGGCCCAGCGTCTGATTCGCGTTGTCTGCTCCAAGTGCGGAACGTCATATCAGCCCGATCAGGAAGAACTCGACTTCTTCGAACTCTCTCAGGAACAGCTGGATTCTGCCAACTTCCGACACGGAACAGGCTGTGCCAATTGCCAGCACACCGGGTTTCGAGGTCGAAAAGCTGTGTTCGAATTGATGATGATGAATTCAACGATTCGGGATATGGCATTCCGCAGTGAGCCTGCTCAGAACATTCGTCGACAGGCCAGACTGTTCGGAATGAAATCGCTGGACATGGACGCAATTGACAAGGCGCTCGAAGGGCTGTCGACTCTCAGCGAAGCGTACAAGCTGCGTACAGGAGGTCACTAG
- a CDS encoding MraY family glycosyltransferase has protein sequence MIWFIVGCIAPAFLISFVVTRIVKRYAETWGLVDQPAARKVHVTPTPLGGGIAIYFGFLIPILAAQVFAAAAIQGLVPSDWVPELLRTHFEGIQYRAPQFWTLMAGGTVLALMGLYDDQFGLSWKVRLVVQFLVAGMLVLTGTSATIFVSVPWFGMLVSVVWIVVLINSLNFLDNMDGLSAGIGLIASLMFASVMLNGTSEPRWLVGGALLVLSGSLAGFLVFNWPPASIFMGDAGSTFLGMMLASLTLLGTFYDSGVSQTHVILAPLCILAIPLYDFTSVMLIRLSQGRSPFQPDKSHFSHRLTGIGLSRTNAVLTVHFATLTTGLGALLLYHVDGWSGAMLVIALVLCTLVIVSILEMAAGRANNQEKSNPPAPSETN, from the coding sequence ATGATCTGGTTCATTGTCGGATGTATCGCCCCGGCATTTTTGATTTCGTTTGTCGTAACCCGAATCGTGAAGCGCTATGCTGAAACGTGGGGTCTCGTTGATCAGCCCGCTGCTCGGAAGGTGCATGTCACGCCAACTCCTCTGGGAGGTGGAATCGCGATCTACTTTGGGTTTCTGATTCCCATTCTCGCTGCCCAGGTTTTCGCAGCTGCCGCGATTCAAGGCTTGGTTCCCAGCGACTGGGTTCCGGAACTTCTACGAACGCATTTTGAGGGAATTCAGTACCGGGCACCGCAGTTCTGGACGCTCATGGCGGGAGGAACTGTGCTGGCCTTGATGGGTCTGTACGACGATCAGTTCGGCCTCTCCTGGAAGGTTCGCCTCGTCGTGCAGTTTCTGGTTGCGGGGATGCTGGTGCTCACTGGAACTTCCGCCACGATTTTCGTCTCCGTTCCCTGGTTCGGGATGCTGGTGAGTGTGGTGTGGATTGTCGTTCTGATTAACTCGCTCAATTTCTTGGACAACATGGACGGCTTGAGTGCGGGAATCGGGCTGATTGCATCGCTGATGTTCGCTTCTGTGATGCTGAACGGAACAAGTGAACCGCGCTGGCTTGTCGGTGGAGCACTGCTTGTCTTGAGTGGTTCACTCGCGGGATTCCTGGTGTTCAACTGGCCGCCAGCGAGCATTTTTATGGGCGATGCGGGGAGCACATTCCTCGGAATGATGCTGGCCAGCCTGACGCTGCTCGGGACGTTCTACGACAGTGGTGTCTCACAAACCCATGTGATTCTGGCTCCGTTGTGCATCCTCGCGATCCCGCTGTACGACTTCACTTCCGTCATGCTGATTCGTCTCAGTCAGGGGCGAAGTCCGTTTCAACCGGACAAGAGCCATTTTTCTCACCGATTGACCGGGATTGGGCTGAGTCGGACGAATGCGGTTCTCACCGTGCATTTCGCAACGCTGACAACCGGGTTAGGGGCATTGTTGCTGTATCACGTTGATGGCTGGAGTGGGGCGATGCTGGTGATTGCTTTGGTGCTGTGTACGCTTGTCATTGTTTCTATTCTGGAAATGGCGGCGGGAAGAGCGAACAATCAGGAGAAGTCGAACCCGCCCGCTCCTTCTGAAACCAACTGA
- the csrA gene encoding carbon storage regulator CsrA: MLVLSRHRDESIMIGDDVVVTIVDIRGDKVRLGIQAPTEIPVHRQEVYEAIQREKNPNSQATSAKSTA, translated from the coding sequence ATGCTCGTTCTTTCACGCCACCGAGATGAAAGCATTATGATCGGCGATGATGTCGTCGTCACGATTGTGGACATTCGTGGGGACAAAGTCCGCCTTGGAATTCAGGCCCCCACCGAGATCCCTGTGCATCGACAGGAAGTTTATGAAGCCATTCAACGTGAGAAGAACCCGAACAGTCAAGCGACATCGGCAAAGTCGACAGCCTGA
- a CDS encoding PVC-type heme-binding CxxCH protein, whose amino-acid sequence MPTLKVFILLLTTMCLLPAEIDAATPENFEFRDNERIAFMGGSLAERMNLFGHFETMLHTRFPEKQLVIRNFGWPADEVGLQQRPDNYTKIDTPIEVFEPELFFCFFGFNEHFSGDSPEAIAAFQDQYRNWIEQTKQTHSKPDRPARFVLVSPMAFEATDNPLLPDGNENNRVLKLYSDAVRELAAEIDAPFLDLLTPTVEEFGQEPGAQFTINGIHHNDEGDQLLATTLDQQLFPEADPVNIGSAGYEQLRKVVNDKSWLHLQDYRMLNGWYVYGGRRTWDTETFPGEYAKIRNMVAVRDQYIWDLIAGKNVAPQPDDSKTGEVFIPETMFGTRDDGFRKMREPKTLEYPSPEESISQMSVPEGFEVELFASEREFPELANPNQMAFDSKGRLWVSCMVNYPQWLPGSARPGDKLLILEDTDNDGRADVCKTFYDQLICPTGFEFYEDGVLVVDEPRILFLRDTDGDDVADEATQVLDGIATDDTHHAMGAWEWSHGGLLYMQEGVSMSTTLETPWGPFRNKGPSGSYVLDPQSWRFRHFRTPGYGNPWCMVFDRWGMGIIGDGTNAQQHWTSPLSGYPVSSRRTLQPVFNNEGMRPAVGNEFLFSRHFPDDVQGQFIYACVINMHGMPRFTLHDQAGTAGYDGQRVEDLLDSTDNFFRPVDPQIGPDGALWFGDWCNALIGHMQYSQRDPNRDHEHGRIYRLIHTDTPLIEPVLQSDASIPELLDQLKAYELRTRYRARRELRARDQQEVLNALNDWLKDDRTEEELCEALWIQESFRQLDPALVDRLMKADDFHARSAVVHAVANEIARYDNAFAIFETAVRDPHPRVRLEGVRALSFVQTPEALAVSLQVVDQPLDYWIEYTLEHTLQALAPFADSLQGEQSPLAKSSDAARKYFEDFLLAATPGGKAIRPLAIAQDSEASRRDQQRAIQSLASIGGGKANEGRVVFERVCSACHQIGDLGKQFGPRLDGIGARYSHEELITHILHPNEKIAKGYETVQVATVEGKVLNGFILAETDDSLTLGVATDDGKGKQEVIAKDDIDARRDMKASSMPEGLVRTIAPGEFLDLIEFLSDQTGFVIREDGWIETGLSDVGDLRRHGDFEEISRDALLQLGEGFPDHWSQYAHLVLSAVDSNNREFAFHSPNNETKDPAIGIRLAAPSEIRHIEIQNRRNPQFYERARDLAVWISDDGENWKQVWESSAPAENYVVDLPAGTTGQYVKIGLDGKGILHLNQVVVYGKRQ is encoded by the coding sequence ATGCCCACCTTGAAAGTCTTCATTCTTCTGCTGACGACGATGTGTCTGCTCCCTGCAGAAATAGATGCTGCCACGCCCGAGAACTTTGAGTTTCGGGACAACGAACGAATCGCTTTCATGGGCGGTTCACTGGCCGAGCGAATGAATTTGTTCGGTCACTTCGAGACCATGCTTCACACGCGTTTTCCTGAAAAACAACTGGTCATTCGCAACTTCGGTTGGCCTGCCGATGAAGTTGGTCTTCAGCAGCGACCCGATAACTACACGAAAATTGACACGCCGATTGAGGTCTTTGAACCGGAGCTGTTTTTCTGCTTCTTTGGCTTCAACGAACACTTCTCTGGAGACTCACCGGAAGCCATCGCTGCATTCCAGGACCAGTATCGGAATTGGATCGAACAAACCAAACAGACGCACTCGAAGCCGGACCGCCCTGCCCGCTTCGTCCTAGTCAGCCCGATGGCCTTCGAAGCAACCGACAATCCGCTACTTCCAGATGGCAATGAGAACAACCGTGTTCTGAAACTCTATAGCGACGCAGTTCGGGAACTCGCTGCGGAGATCGACGCTCCCTTCCTCGATCTGTTGACTCCTACCGTCGAGGAATTCGGGCAGGAACCCGGGGCACAATTTACAATCAACGGGATTCATCACAACGATGAAGGAGACCAACTCCTCGCAACGACTCTCGATCAGCAACTCTTTCCGGAAGCTGATCCCGTCAACATCGGTTCGGCCGGATACGAGCAGCTTCGAAAAGTCGTCAACGACAAGTCATGGCTGCACCTGCAAGACTATCGCATGCTTAATGGCTGGTATGTGTACGGGGGCCGAAGAACCTGGGACACCGAAACGTTTCCGGGAGAGTACGCGAAGATTCGCAACATGGTCGCAGTTCGGGATCAATACATCTGGGATTTGATCGCGGGCAAGAACGTCGCTCCCCAACCTGATGACTCCAAAACCGGCGAGGTCTTCATTCCGGAAACGATGTTCGGAACTCGAGACGACGGGTTTCGAAAAATGCGGGAGCCCAAGACTCTCGAATACCCCTCCCCTGAAGAATCCATTTCTCAGATGAGTGTTCCGGAAGGTTTTGAAGTCGAACTCTTTGCATCCGAACGAGAGTTTCCAGAACTGGCAAACCCAAACCAGATGGCCTTTGACAGCAAGGGACGTTTGTGGGTTTCCTGCATGGTCAATTATCCGCAGTGGCTTCCCGGCTCAGCACGCCCGGGTGACAAACTTCTGATTCTGGAAGATACAGACAACGATGGCCGGGCTGATGTCTGCAAGACCTTCTACGATCAATTGATTTGCCCGACCGGGTTTGAGTTTTACGAAGATGGAGTTCTCGTCGTCGACGAGCCTCGCATTCTCTTTCTTCGAGATACCGACGGGGATGATGTCGCCGATGAAGCGACTCAAGTTCTCGACGGCATCGCGACCGACGATACTCATCATGCCATGGGTGCCTGGGAATGGTCTCACGGGGGACTGCTCTATATGCAGGAGGGGGTGTCGATGTCGACAACTCTGGAAACTCCTTGGGGACCGTTTCGCAATAAAGGCCCGTCCGGTTCTTACGTCCTCGACCCTCAAAGCTGGCGGTTCCGCCACTTCCGAACCCCTGGTTATGGCAACCCATGGTGCATGGTCTTTGATCGCTGGGGAATGGGTATCATCGGCGATGGAACCAACGCTCAACAACACTGGACCAGTCCTCTCTCGGGCTATCCCGTCTCGTCACGTCGAACGCTTCAACCCGTTTTCAACAACGAAGGAATGCGACCAGCTGTGGGGAACGAGTTTCTGTTCAGTCGTCATTTTCCGGATGATGTGCAGGGGCAGTTTATCTACGCCTGCGTGATCAACATGCACGGAATGCCTCGCTTTACGCTTCACGATCAAGCGGGGACAGCTGGCTATGACGGACAACGCGTCGAAGACTTGCTCGATTCGACCGACAACTTTTTCCGCCCAGTTGATCCTCAGATCGGCCCGGATGGAGCACTCTGGTTTGGAGACTGGTGCAACGCCCTGATCGGGCACATGCAATACTCCCAGCGTGACCCGAATCGAGATCACGAACATGGCCGGATCTATCGGCTTATTCATACCGACACTCCGTTGATCGAACCAGTTCTGCAAAGTGATGCGAGCATCCCGGAACTGCTGGACCAGTTGAAAGCCTACGAGCTCCGCACTCGCTATCGTGCTCGCCGCGAACTACGGGCGCGCGATCAACAGGAAGTCCTCAACGCGCTGAATGACTGGTTGAAAGACGATCGAACAGAAGAGGAGCTCTGCGAAGCACTCTGGATTCAGGAAAGCTTTCGACAACTCGACCCAGCACTGGTCGATCGACTGATGAAAGCGGACGACTTCCACGCTCGCTCGGCGGTTGTGCATGCAGTGGCGAACGAAATCGCTCGCTACGACAACGCATTCGCGATCTTCGAAACAGCTGTTCGTGACCCTCATCCCCGCGTGCGACTGGAAGGCGTTCGAGCACTCAGCTTCGTTCAAACCCCAGAAGCCCTCGCCGTTTCACTGCAAGTCGTTGATCAGCCGCTTGATTACTGGATCGAATACACCTTGGAACACACGCTGCAAGCACTCGCTCCGTTTGCGGACTCGCTTCAAGGTGAGCAATCTCCACTGGCCAAATCGAGTGATGCTGCCAGAAAGTACTTTGAAGACTTCCTTCTCGCAGCGACTCCAGGCGGCAAAGCGATTCGTCCACTCGCAATAGCTCAGGACTCAGAAGCTTCCCGGCGAGACCAGCAACGTGCGATTCAGTCGCTGGCATCCATTGGTGGCGGAAAGGCCAATGAAGGAAGAGTCGTCTTCGAACGGGTCTGCTCCGCTTGCCATCAAATTGGCGATCTCGGCAAACAGTTCGGACCGCGACTGGACGGAATCGGCGCTCGCTACTCTCACGAAGAGCTGATCACTCACATTCTTCATCCAAACGAAAAGATTGCCAAAGGTTACGAGACGGTCCAGGTTGCTACCGTCGAGGGAAAAGTTCTCAACGGATTCATCCTCGCGGAAACCGATGACAGCCTCACCCTTGGAGTTGCAACAGACGATGGCAAAGGGAAGCAGGAAGTCATCGCCAAAGACGACATCGATGCGCGTCGTGACATGAAAGCGAGTTCGATGCCCGAAGGTCTCGTCAGAACGATCGCCCCCGGTGAATTCCTCGACTTGATCGAGTTTCTGTCAGATCAAACCGGTTTCGTAATCCGCGAAGATGGCTGGATCGAAACCGGACTCTCCGATGTCGGTGATCTCAGACGACACGGTGATTTCGAAGAGATCTCGCGGGATGCACTCCTGCAGCTTGGCGAAGGTTTCCCCGATCATTGGTCACAATATGCCCACCTGGTGCTGAGTGCCGTCGATTCGAACAACCGCGAATTCGCATTTCATTCGCCAAACAACGAGACGAAGGACCCCGCGATTGGAATTCGACTCGCAGCACCTTCTGAAATTCGTCACATCGAAATCCAGAATCGACGCAATCCCCAATTCTACGAGCGGGCACGCGATCTGGCTGTCTGGATTTCCGACGATGGAGAGAACTGGAAGCAAGTTTGGGAGTCATCAGCTCCAGCTGAAAACTACGTCGTCGATCTGCCTGCAGGAACGACCGGCCAATACGTCAAAATTGGATTAGACGGGAAGGGGATTCTCCACTTGAATCAAGTGGTCGTCTACGGAAAACGGCAGTAG
- a CDS encoding SLC13 family permease, producing MDPLIILAIGIVTILGLILILKVNAFLALIVSAIVVSLLSPGAVEDKISRVADSFGSAAGNIAIVIGLAAIIGECMMVSGAADRIVQAFLGWLGEKRASWALMGSGFVLSVPVFFDTVFYLLVPLARSLFRRTNKNYLLYILAIAAGGAITHTLVPPTPGPLVMATTLGIDIGTMILVGAMVALPAAIAGLAISAWLNKMIEIPFRDDRVVGTEDDVPEVPKTTPPLWLSLLPVILPVALISANTALDTLANAEHTPRLQVADITDWSAFQSALVGPDAAPAAQRIASVLPEDVREIFEEPNLDEEQKQSVVTAFNDVLVQKSPLLYDNHAFDEVIDKSWKIDEQLNADKISKERALELERESLVSALSQSDLDAMKVHERERFNRLLLEVTFPKLIRAHDWNTPLRQAANVSKLFGNANLALLLSTIIAMWIVFRQKKPTLKAMSETVELALMSGGTIILITAAGGAFGAMLKVAGIGDAIRDMFTSGEVSSSSTGMAFLILGYSLAALLKVAQGSSTTAMIIGSGMLASMISGVELGFHPVYLATAIGAGSLMGSWMNDSGFWIFTKMGRLTESESLRSWTPMLAVLSLVSFGTTILLSQFLPLLPTA from the coding sequence TTGGATCCCCTGATCATTCTCGCCATTGGTATTGTCACAATCCTGGGTCTCATTCTGATCCTGAAAGTCAATGCGTTTCTCGCGTTGATCGTTTCAGCGATTGTCGTGAGTCTGCTTTCTCCGGGAGCGGTCGAAGACAAGATCTCTCGCGTTGCTGATTCGTTCGGAAGCGCAGCTGGGAATATTGCGATTGTGATTGGGCTGGCCGCCATCATTGGTGAGTGTATGATGGTCTCCGGGGCTGCCGATCGAATTGTACAGGCGTTTCTCGGCTGGCTAGGCGAGAAACGAGCGTCATGGGCGTTGATGGGAAGCGGATTCGTGCTTTCCGTTCCCGTCTTCTTCGATACGGTTTTTTACTTGCTGGTCCCGCTGGCACGTTCGCTGTTTCGCAGAACCAACAAGAATTATCTGCTCTATATTCTCGCGATTGCTGCCGGAGGAGCGATTACACACACCCTCGTGCCGCCGACTCCGGGGCCGCTCGTGATGGCGACGACCTTGGGAATCGACATTGGAACGATGATTCTCGTCGGGGCGATGGTGGCTTTGCCCGCTGCGATTGCGGGGTTGGCGATCTCTGCCTGGCTCAACAAAATGATCGAGATTCCGTTTCGTGATGACCGTGTCGTCGGAACCGAAGATGATGTGCCTGAAGTTCCGAAAACGACTCCGCCGCTGTGGTTGTCGTTGTTGCCAGTCATCCTGCCGGTCGCTCTGATCTCGGCGAATACCGCACTCGATACCTTGGCAAACGCGGAACATACTCCCCGCTTGCAAGTAGCGGATATCACCGACTGGTCAGCGTTTCAGTCCGCACTGGTCGGACCGGATGCCGCTCCGGCTGCTCAAAGGATTGCGAGCGTCTTGCCGGAAGACGTTAGAGAGATCTTCGAGGAACCAAACCTCGATGAGGAACAGAAGCAAAGCGTCGTCACCGCATTCAATGACGTGCTCGTTCAGAAAAGCCCGCTGCTTTACGACAATCATGCCTTCGATGAAGTGATCGACAAGAGTTGGAAAATCGACGAACAACTCAATGCAGACAAGATCTCCAAGGAGCGTGCTCTCGAGTTGGAACGTGAGTCGCTGGTCAGTGCTCTTTCGCAATCTGATCTCGACGCAATGAAAGTCCATGAGCGAGAGCGATTCAATCGACTGCTGCTGGAAGTGACGTTCCCGAAACTGATTCGTGCCCACGATTGGAATACTCCTCTGCGACAGGCAGCGAACGTTTCCAAGCTGTTCGGAAATGCGAACCTGGCTTTGCTGCTTTCGACCATCATTGCGATGTGGATTGTTTTCCGTCAGAAGAAGCCAACGCTGAAAGCGATGTCAGAAACGGTTGAGCTGGCACTGATGAGCGGCGGAACCATCATTCTAATCACCGCTGCCGGGGGAGCATTTGGAGCGATGCTTAAGGTGGCTGGCATCGGAGATGCGATTCGAGACATGTTCACCAGTGGCGAAGTCTCTTCCTCGTCGACCGGGATGGCGTTCCTGATTCTTGGTTATTCATTGGCTGCACTGCTGAAGGTGGCTCAAGGTTCGAGCACGACTGCGATGATCATCGGTTCTGGAATGTTGGCGTCGATGATCAGCGGCGTCGAACTTGGTTTTCATCCCGTTTACCTGGCGACGGCCATTGGAGCTGGTTCGCTGATGGGAAGCTGGATGAATGATTCCGGATTCTGGATCTTCACGAAAATGGGCCGCCTGACCGAATCGGAAAGCCTTCGCTCCTGGACTCCGATGCTAGCCGTTCTCAGTCTGGTGAGTTTCGGAACGACGATCCTGCTCTCGCAATTCCTTCCACTGCTTCCAACGGCATAA
- a CDS encoding acryloyl-CoA reductase, which yields MEERTTSCYLVNRTDESVQAAVTSTKIGPLQSGDVLLEVSLSSLNYKDAMAATGHPGIVKNFPHVPGIDSVGTVVESQDDRFKAGDVVIATGHELGVERWGGWSENLICPGDWLVPLPDGMTPEESMILGTAGFTAAQCVSAILDHKILPEQGPVVVTGATGGVGSLSVALLAKLGFHVHAVTGKTEKHDWLKSLGAKEISGRELLSAEKRPLLKGEFAAGVDTVGGDTLATLIKKTHHRGCVACCGVTGGAELPLTVYPFILRGVTLAGIDSAWCPDDQRAEIWKKLASDWKLDDLDQLKVPLTFDDLPNAVDEILAGKFSGRGVVQIAK from the coding sequence ATGGAGGAGCGAACGACGAGTTGTTATCTCGTCAATCGAACAGACGAATCCGTTCAGGCAGCTGTCACTTCTACAAAGATCGGCCCTCTCCAATCGGGAGACGTGCTGCTGGAAGTGAGTCTGTCGTCGCTCAACTACAAAGATGCGATGGCAGCAACCGGGCATCCGGGCATTGTGAAAAACTTCCCCCACGTTCCGGGCATCGATTCGGTCGGGACCGTTGTCGAGAGTCAAGACGATCGATTCAAAGCCGGTGATGTTGTCATTGCCACCGGTCACGAGCTTGGTGTCGAGCGCTGGGGGGGATGGTCGGAGAACTTGATTTGTCCTGGGGACTGGCTTGTCCCACTTCCGGACGGAATGACGCCAGAAGAAAGCATGATTCTGGGGACTGCGGGATTCACAGCTGCTCAGTGCGTGAGCGCGATCCTCGATCACAAAATCCTGCCGGAGCAGGGCCCCGTCGTGGTCACCGGAGCAACTGGGGGAGTCGGAAGCCTCTCCGTCGCATTGCTGGCAAAACTCGGATTCCATGTGCATGCAGTCACAGGCAAAACTGAAAAGCACGACTGGTTGAAGTCGCTGGGGGCAAAGGAAATCTCCGGTCGCGAGCTTTTGAGTGCGGAAAAACGACCTCTGCTGAAAGGGGAATTCGCAGCGGGTGTGGATACGGTCGGCGGAGACACACTCGCGACGCTCATCAAGAAAACTCATCATCGCGGATGTGTCGCATGCTGCGGAGTCACAGGCGGCGCGGAACTCCCGTTGACGGTCTATCCATTCATCCTCCGAGGGGTCACGCTGGCCGGAATTGATTCCGCATGGTGTCCTGATGATCAGCGAGCGGAGATCTGGAAGAAACTCGCCAGCGACTGGAAGTTGGATGATCTTGATCAACTCAAAGTCCCGCTGACATTCGATGACCTTCCGAACGCTGTCGATGAAATTCTCGCTGGGAAGTTTTCCGGGCGGGGAGTTGTTCAGATTGCGAAGTAA